The proteins below come from a single uncultured Carboxylicivirga sp. genomic window:
- a CDS encoding PorV/PorQ family protein: MIRTIILGSIFTFISINIFAQSVSVLSVPVDARSVAMGNTYLTSSQSNGIYTNMAAYAMEDNKLEIGYNYRPWASDLTDGYSFNSYTAAYSAGFKHYFSLGYKSFAEPDFDISDNNGNVTGTYSPGDYTLGLGYAYKLNDVSAFSVTLNYLNSDLSEGNSATAFFADLGFKSKFKQLNYGVMVRNLGSKLSYENSEIALPLTFAAGVGYEKVFSENHSLTGQLDAAYLNGDDESGQTVGVGLEYSYKTLVDIRTGYHSSNEEVGLSFYSLGCGVKLAGFHLDFAYLMADNALKNNYSFSIAWKM, from the coding sequence ATGATCAGAACAATAATATTAGGAAGTATCTTTACTTTCATCTCAATAAATATATTTGCACAATCCGTAAGTGTACTTTCTGTGCCGGTTGATGCCCGCAGTGTAGCTATGGGAAATACCTATTTGACTTCATCTCAATCAAATGGAATATATACCAATATGGCAGCATATGCAATGGAGGATAATAAACTCGAAATTGGCTATAATTATCGCCCTTGGGCAAGTGATTTAACCGATGGATATTCTTTTAATAGCTATACAGCTGCTTATTCTGCAGGGTTTAAACATTACTTTTCGTTAGGGTACAAAAGCTTTGCAGAACCTGATTTCGATATTAGTGATAATAATGGTAATGTTACCGGAACTTATTCGCCTGGCGATTATACCTTGGGGTTAGGATATGCTTACAAATTAAATGATGTTAGTGCGTTTTCAGTAACTCTTAACTATTTAAATAGTGACTTGAGTGAAGGAAACTCGGCAACTGCATTCTTTGCTGATTTAGGTTTTAAAAGTAAATTCAAACAACTGAATTATGGTGTGATGGTGCGTAATCTTGGCTCAAAGTTAAGTTACGAAAATAGTGAGATTGCCTTACCATTAACTTTTGCTGCAGGTGTAGGATACGAAAAAGTGTTTTCTGAAAATCACAGTTTAACTGGACAACTTGACGCAGCTTATCTAAATGGTGATGATGAAAGTGGTCAGACTGTAGGTGTTGGTTTGGAGTATAGTTATAAAACTCTGGTTGATATCAGAACTGGTTATCATAGCAGCAATGAAGAAGTGGGCTTGAGCTTTTATAGTTTAGGATGTGGAGTTAAATTAGCAGGATTTCATCTTGATTTTGCCTATTTAATGGCTGATAATGCTTTAAAGAACAATTATAGTTTTTCGATTGCCTGGAAAATGTAA
- a CDS encoding biopolymer transporter ExbD codes for MKSRESQEVNAGSMADIAFLLLIFFLVATTMDSDTGLTTLLPPYQNEEDLKTPPKNDRNVFEVLVNGESQIMVEKKLMNISQLTEATKKFIVNPTNNMNLSDKEHKKIPFFGSMEVSKGIISLQTTNDTPYQIYLSVQNEIVRAFNELRNEAAINKFGKEYQKLESAEKEAVRQLYPKLISEAEPVRMNN; via the coding sequence ATGAAATCAAGAGAATCACAAGAAGTGAATGCCGGCTCAATGGCCGACATCGCATTTTTATTACTTATCTTCTTTTTAGTTGCCACTACAATGGATTCGGATACAGGATTAACAACCCTACTACCTCCTTATCAGAACGAAGAAGATTTAAAAACACCTCCTAAAAATGACAGAAACGTATTTGAAGTACTGGTAAACGGAGAAAGCCAAATAATGGTTGAAAAGAAACTAATGAATATCAGTCAGCTTACCGAAGCAACTAAAAAATTCATCGTTAACCCTACTAATAATATGAATTTATCAGACAAAGAGCATAAAAAAATTCCTTTTTTTGGCTCGATGGAAGTAAGTAAAGGAATTATATCGTTACAAACCACAAATGATACCCCCTACCAAATTTATCTTTCGGTTCAAAATGAAATAGTTCGGGCTTTTAATGAGCTAAGAAATGAAGCAGCAATCAATAAATTTGGAAAAGAATATCAGAAACTTGAGTCAGCAGAAAAAGAGGCTGTCAGGCAGTTATATCCTAAACTTATTTCGGAGGCAGAACCTGTAAGAATGAATAATTGA
- a CDS encoding alkaline phosphatase codes for MKRRDFINTGLLTALTGAIATPTILASCKNVTSKKARNIIFMVSDGMSNGTLNMADLLLQKKEGRGSTWIDLYRNNRAVKSFSDTASANSLVTDSAAGASAWGGGRRVNNSTLNVNPDGSVNKPILQKFKDAGKAVGCVTTVPITHATPAGFSVNFKHRNMQDKIASKYLQLKFDVMMGGGLEYFDGTKREDKKNIFGDFEQAGFQVVKNKSQMAQATKNKPVIGVFHEDGLPFSLDLEQDADLKAKIPTLAEMTNKAIDLMKDQPEGFVLQVEGGKVDWAAHANDTAALIYEQIDFDNAVTAAIKFAEGRDDTLVIITSDHGNANPGLIKSSKVDKKFETLFNAKHTNDWVLFGISKNDKPKHVIERIEHAQNIVISDEEAKTLLKAYDSHEEGLYNAYNLPFEPLAQIQQNYTSVGWSGMNHSADFVELAMFGPGSENLPPMVKNYELHNFMLQAAEVNDLVTI; via the coding sequence ATGAAAAGGAGAGATTTTATTAATACCGGATTGCTAACTGCTTTAACCGGAGCAATAGCAACTCCGACAATATTAGCAAGCTGTAAAAACGTTACCAGTAAAAAAGCTCGAAATATCATTTTTATGGTAAGCGACGGAATGAGTAACGGAACCCTGAATATGGCAGATTTACTTCTTCAAAAAAAAGAAGGTAGAGGAAGTACATGGATTGACCTTTATAGAAATAACAGAGCCGTTAAATCATTTTCCGATACTGCTTCAGCTAACTCATTAGTAACCGATTCGGCAGCCGGTGCATCAGCATGGGGAGGTGGAAGAAGAGTTAATAACAGCACCTTAAATGTTAATCCGGATGGTTCGGTTAACAAACCTATTTTACAAAAATTTAAAGATGCCGGAAAAGCTGTTGGTTGTGTTACAACAGTGCCTATTACCCACGCAACGCCAGCTGGTTTTAGTGTTAACTTTAAACACCGAAACATGCAGGATAAGATTGCATCAAAATATCTGCAGTTAAAATTTGATGTAATGATGGGCGGTGGTTTAGAATATTTCGACGGAACTAAACGCGAGGATAAAAAAAATATTTTTGGCGATTTTGAGCAAGCTGGTTTTCAGGTTGTGAAAAACAAAAGCCAAATGGCACAAGCAACAAAAAACAAACCTGTTATTGGTGTTTTCCACGAAGACGGTCTTCCTTTTAGCCTGGATTTGGAACAAGACGCCGATTTAAAAGCTAAAATTCCAACCTTGGCTGAAATGACTAATAAAGCCATTGACTTGATGAAGGATCAACCAGAAGGTTTTGTTCTTCAGGTTGAAGGAGGGAAAGTAGATTGGGCTGCGCATGCTAACGATACAGCGGCATTAATTTACGAACAAATTGATTTTGATAATGCCGTTACCGCTGCCATTAAATTTGCTGAAGGAAGAGATGATACTTTAGTTATTATTACTTCCGACCATGGCAATGCTAATCCAGGCTTGATAAAAAGCTCGAAAGTGGATAAAAAATTCGAGACACTTTTTAATGCTAAACACACAAACGATTGGGTTCTTTTTGGAATTAGTAAAAATGATAAACCTAAGCATGTTATCGAAAGAATTGAACACGCTCAGAATATTGTTATTTCAGATGAAGAAGCCAAAACACTACTGAAAGCATATGACTCACATGAAGAAGGCTTGTATAATGCTTACAACTTACCGTTTGAACCATTAGCTCAAATTCAGCAAAATTACACATCGGTCGGATGGTCTGGTATGAACCACTCAGCTGATTTTGTTGAGTTAGCTATGTTTGGTCCAGGTAGCGAGAACCTTCCTCCAATGGTTAAAAACTACGAGCTTCATAACTTTATGCTTCAAGCAGCCGAAGTAAATGATCTGGTGACTATATAG
- a CDS encoding NifB/NifX family molybdenum-iron cluster-binding protein, whose translation MEKKIAIPVNGDDVLDTHFGHCKFFMLIDIKDDNVIAKEKVVPPPHEPGLLPKWLSEKEVTDIIAGGIGQKAIQLLNQNNINVLVGAPNLESDKIIAGYLNNTLSLNVNNCSH comes from the coding sequence ATGGAAAAGAAAATTGCTATACCAGTTAATGGTGATGATGTTTTAGATACACATTTTGGACATTGTAAGTTCTTTATGCTTATTGATATTAAAGACGATAATGTAATTGCAAAAGAAAAAGTAGTACCTCCTCCTCACGAGCCAGGTTTGCTTCCTAAATGGTTATCAGAAAAAGAGGTTACAGATATTATTGCCGGTGGTATTGGACAAAAAGCGATCCAATTACTAAATCAAAACAATATTAATGTTTTAGTGGGTGCTCCTAATCTTGAATCAGACAAAATTATTGCTGGGTATCTAAATAATACCTTAAGTCTGAATGTAAATAATTGTTCGCATTAA
- a CDS encoding DUF4405 domain-containing protein, with the protein MRLSKVKFNFIVDILMFIVMMIVVGIGFLMEYVIIPGSQRFEVYGRNVELSFLGMDRHEWGNLHLILGLILIFLLVLHIIFHWKLILSIYRRIIPHEGIRLFLTAVLLILTVLFAIVPLFLKPDISEGGKHSGEHEGNRMNNKSLILHDSKQDLQLTKEHPEDHAEYDVEIYGSMTLQDVSEKYSIPVNELAEVINVPVSKSGERLGRLKKEYAFDMNDLRSYVSKQLKKN; encoded by the coding sequence ATGAGATTAAGTAAGGTAAAGTTCAACTTTATTGTTGATATATTGATGTTCATTGTAATGATGATAGTTGTTGGAATTGGTTTTTTAATGGAGTACGTTATCATTCCGGGATCGCAACGATTTGAAGTATATGGCAGAAATGTTGAACTTTCTTTTTTAGGTATGGACCGTCACGAATGGGGGAACCTTCACTTAATATTGGGCTTAATTCTCATATTCTTACTCGTGCTTCATATAATATTTCACTGGAAGCTTATTTTATCAATTTATCGTCGAATAATACCTCATGAAGGAATACGACTTTTTTTAACTGCAGTACTTCTGATATTAACTGTACTATTTGCAATTGTTCCGTTGTTTTTAAAACCAGATATTAGTGAGGGAGGAAAACATAGTGGAGAGCATGAAGGAAATAGGATGAATAATAAATCATTGATTTTACATGATAGTAAGCAAGATTTACAATTAACGAAAGAGCACCCGGAAGACCATGCTGAATATGATGTTGAGATTTATGGTTCAATGACTTTGCAGGACGTAAGTGAGAAATACAGTATTCCGGTAAACGAATTGGCTGAAGTTATTAATGTACCTGTATCAAAGAGTGGAGAAAGGTTAGGGAGGTTAAAAAAAGAGTATGCCTTCGATATGAATGATTTACGTAGCTATGTTTCAAAGCAATTGAAAAAGAATTAA
- a CDS encoding TonB-dependent receptor — MKKIFLLWLIFSHALFVLAQEKKYTLSGYVSDFASNEKLISANIYNPSALTGTVSNLYGFYSLTLPEGSYQITYSYVGYQPQTISVDLTKNQFVNVQLQFKTIGEITVVGGRVENKVLDSQMSKESISMEMVKSLPAFMGEADVMKALQLMPGVQSGSEGTSGLYVRGGGPDQNLLLLDGVPVYNASHLFGFFSVFNPDAVKNVSLYKGGFPARFGGRLSSVVDIRMKEGNEKEIHGGVQVGLISSKVFVEGPIKKDRTAFHFSARRTYVDAITRPIMKNDETQAGYFFYDMNAKVNHKFSEKDRVYLSAYFGRDKATVKDAYEENSGYYSDDNYVELYSSDDRSKIFWGNITSAVRWNHIYNPKLFSNTTITYSKYSFQVSNDSKEWEDNELRRDVFYRYKSGIDDVAAKIEIDWYPHLKHQIKFGSQLMHHLFTPGVETYNGDDSEDNDINLAFGDQKTHANEINLFIEDDWEISSRLKANIGLHFSGFDVEQSLYTSIEPRASLRFLVNDKLSLKASYAKMQQYLHLLSNSTVGLPTDLWLPSTQRIKPQLSHQVAIGAAYHPSLKYTLSAETFYKKMDNLIEYKEGASFFGSSTGWEDKVEVGQGESYGVELMVRKDVGKTSGWIGYTWAKTNRQFDNLNMGNWFPARYDRRNDVSIVLSHKPNDRIDFGATWVFGTGNALTIPTHNVQRLSVFSYDYEEMIPYQEGRNNYRMPNYHRLDFGVNFHKKKKHGIRTWNISVYNVYNRQNPFYIYIDESEYTSQKKVKQVSLFPILPSISYSYTF; from the coding sequence ATGAAAAAAATCTTCTTGCTGTGGCTAATCTTTAGTCATGCACTTTTTGTTCTCGCTCAAGAGAAAAAATATACCTTAAGTGGTTATGTTTCTGATTTTGCTAGCAACGAAAAATTAATAAGCGCAAATATTTATAATCCTTCAGCACTTACCGGAACTGTAAGTAATTTATATGGTTTTTACAGTTTAACACTTCCCGAAGGCTCCTATCAAATAACCTATTCGTATGTGGGGTATCAACCACAGACCATCAGTGTTGATTTAACAAAAAATCAGTTTGTAAACGTACAATTACAGTTTAAAACTATTGGAGAGATTACAGTTGTTGGAGGTAGAGTTGAGAATAAGGTGCTGGATTCGCAGATGAGCAAAGAATCGATTTCGATGGAAATGGTCAAATCATTACCTGCTTTTATGGGAGAAGCTGATGTGATGAAAGCTTTGCAGTTGATGCCTGGTGTTCAATCCGGATCAGAGGGTACCAGTGGATTGTACGTAAGAGGCGGTGGACCGGATCAAAACCTGCTCTTACTCGATGGTGTTCCGGTGTATAATGCCAGTCATTTGTTTGGATTTTTTTCTGTTTTTAATCCAGATGCCGTTAAAAATGTATCGCTGTATAAAGGAGGCTTTCCTGCTCGATTTGGCGGAAGACTCTCTTCTGTAGTGGACATAAGAATGAAGGAGGGGAACGAAAAAGAAATACATGGAGGTGTTCAGGTGGGGCTTATTTCATCCAAAGTCTTTGTTGAAGGTCCAATCAAAAAAGATAGAACAGCATTTCATTTTTCAGCTCGTCGCACCTATGTCGATGCTATTACACGTCCAATTATGAAGAATGATGAAACGCAGGCGGGATACTTCTTTTATGATATGAATGCAAAGGTTAATCATAAGTTTTCGGAAAAAGATCGGGTGTATTTAAGTGCTTATTTTGGCAGAGATAAGGCTACTGTTAAAGATGCATATGAGGAGAATAGTGGATATTATTCGGACGATAATTATGTCGAGTTGTATTCGAGTGATGACAGGAGTAAAATATTTTGGGGAAATATAACATCAGCTGTACGATGGAATCATATTTATAATCCTAAATTATTTAGTAATACTACCATTACCTATAGCAAGTATTCATTTCAGGTATCAAACGACTCCAAAGAATGGGAAGATAATGAGTTAAGGAGAGATGTTTTTTATCGTTACAAGTCAGGAATTGATGATGTTGCAGCAAAGATAGAAATTGACTGGTATCCTCATTTGAAACATCAGATTAAATTCGGATCACAATTGATGCATCATTTGTTTACTCCTGGAGTAGAAACATACAATGGTGATGACAGTGAAGATAATGATATCAACCTGGCTTTTGGTGATCAAAAAACACATGCCAACGAAATTAATTTGTTTATTGAAGATGATTGGGAAATTTCGTCTCGTTTAAAAGCTAACATTGGTTTACATTTTTCTGGATTTGATGTAGAGCAAAGTTTATATACTTCCATTGAGCCAAGGGCGAGTTTGCGCTTTTTAGTTAACGATAAGCTTAGTTTAAAAGCATCGTATGCCAAAATGCAGCAATATCTTCATTTACTAAGTAATTCAACAGTTGGATTGCCAACCGATTTATGGTTGCCATCTACACAGCGTATTAAACCCCAATTATCGCATCAGGTGGCAATTGGAGCTGCATATCATCCTAGTTTAAAGTACACTTTGTCGGCCGAAACTTTTTATAAAAAGATGGATAACTTGATTGAGTATAAAGAAGGAGCTTCGTTTTTTGGAAGTTCAACTGGTTGGGAAGATAAGGTGGAAGTAGGACAGGGAGAATCTTATGGAGTTGAGCTAATGGTGCGTAAAGATGTAGGAAAAACTAGCGGTTGGATAGGATATACATGGGCTAAAACTAATCGTCAGTTCGATAATTTGAATATGGGAAATTGGTTTCCTGCGCGTTACGATCGACGAAATGATGTTAGTATTGTTCTTTCGCATAAGCCAAATGACAGGATTGATTTTGGCGCAACCTGGGTGTTTGGAACGGGAAATGCCCTGACAATACCAACTCATAATGTGCAAAGATTAAGTGTTTTTTCGTATGATTATGAAGAAATGATACCTTATCAGGAAGGCCGAAATAATTACCGAATGCCTAATTATCATCGTCTCGATTTCGGTGTTAATTTTCATAAAAAGAAGAAACACGGTATTAGAACCTGGAACATTAGCGTTTATAATGTTTACAATCGCCAGAACCCTTTCTACATTTACATTGATGAATCGGAGTACACATCGCAGAAAAAAGTGAAGCAGGTTTCTTTATTCCCAATTTTGCCTTCCATTTCCTATTCTTACACATTTTAA
- a CDS encoding DUF4249 family protein: MKKIQLFILFIVLISVSACEKVIELNLGLKPNFMVLNAVIYPDSIISCQLTQSNQILETESYINIIDADCSLFIDDVEQEKGQYYNSGKYRFSPKAEVGQHIRVEVTHPNYTSIEAEGELPVQSKAGITSMEIKKSMYDYSYSSIKVMCAIDDPSGDDYYRLVAWMPEIEYDFIKDEIYFNVNNLQQCEIASKDPVLNGNTVPGNEDFTDMPPNIYGVFDDSFFNGSDYNLNFELYNYSDFSFLNGNEQEFISNIVIDVQKISKDLYLYYKSVDANSYYGESPFSEPVKIHYNVSGGAGIVGFATPNPIRWDAN; the protein is encoded by the coding sequence ATGAAGAAGATCCAATTGTTTATACTATTCATCGTGCTGATTAGCGTTTCTGCATGTGAAAAAGTGATAGAACTAAATCTGGGTTTAAAACCTAATTTTATGGTTTTAAACGCGGTTATTTATCCCGATTCTATTATTAGTTGTCAGTTAACTCAAAGTAACCAGATACTCGAAACCGAAAGCTATATCAATATTATAGATGCGGACTGTTCTCTTTTTATTGATGATGTTGAGCAAGAAAAAGGTCAGTATTATAATTCGGGAAAGTATAGATTTTCACCTAAAGCAGAAGTAGGTCAGCATATTCGTGTGGAAGTAACTCATCCTAATTATACATCTATTGAAGCCGAAGGAGAATTACCTGTTCAATCAAAAGCCGGAATTACCTCCATGGAAATAAAAAAATCTATGTATGATTATAGTTATTCCTCCATTAAAGTTATGTGTGCCATTGACGATCCATCGGGTGATGATTATTATCGGTTGGTGGCTTGGATGCCCGAAATTGAATATGATTTTATTAAAGATGAGATCTATTTTAACGTTAACAATTTACAGCAATGCGAAATTGCATCAAAAGATCCGGTTTTGAATGGAAATACGGTTCCAGGGAATGAAGATTTTACTGATATGCCTCCAAATATTTATGGAGTATTCGATGATAGTTTTTTTAATGGTTCGGATTATAACTTGAACTTTGAACTATATAATTATTCCGATTTTTCTTTCTTAAACGGAAATGAACAAGAATTTATAAGCAATATTGTTATTGATGTGCAAAAGATTAGTAAGGATTTATATCTGTATTATAAAAGTGTAGATGCCAACTCGTATTATGGAGAAAGTCCTTTTTCAGAGCCTGTTAAAATACATTACAATGTGAGTGGCGGGGCGGGTATTGTGGGTTTTGCAACACCTAATCCAATAAGATGGGATGCCAATTAA
- a CDS encoding helix-turn-helix domain-containing protein: protein MNLIRGAQKVAEKSIAVLPFMNISNDEENEYFSDGVTEEIINALTKIEELKVIARTSSFSFKGKHIDIREIARQLGVAAVLEGSVRRYKNRVRITAQLINADDGAHFWSQNFDRELEDIFALQDEISLLIADKIRENYGHFNIQDHLVSTETKSIKAYELYLKGHFFQLKWDPDSIKKAADYYKQSIKHDEGFARSYYGLVQAYGLLAAWGYMPSDEGFAIAIDYFMIAQDLNKSLPEYGQSFVGRTFWMEWDFKSTYKQLIETLELHPKYTDGLEAMAELFIAHGKWAKAEEYIKRAMEVDPMSANHFYTQAHICYFQKDFEQALQYLNQALFINPDFVLAYEVKTLCLIWLNRQDEFELMVAERKDADLKRTYFDVINDGNITLKSDQIDEWSTAVSQKAQMVPYELFIMANSNYKSQALQLLHQYIDQKRGQVINYHFDPSLEALHVFDEFHQLYQSNLIDELNEANREIEPASNPLNADQHELQLQMKKLEDFIDTAKPYLDPQLSLAGLADAVQFHPNKLSFLINIQTQMNFNEFINQYRLNHFKLIAKDNKYAHLTIIGLAYESGFNSKSVFNAYFKKATGTTPGSWLKQNK, encoded by the coding sequence ATGAATCTTATTAGGGGAGCCCAGAAGGTAGCTGAAAAGTCCATTGCTGTTTTGCCATTTATGAACATCAGTAATGATGAAGAGAATGAGTATTTTAGCGATGGTGTAACCGAGGAAATAATTAATGCTTTAACCAAAATTGAAGAGTTGAAGGTTATTGCCCGCACTTCCTCTTTTTCGTTTAAAGGTAAGCATATTGATATTCGTGAAATAGCCCGCCAGCTGGGTGTTGCTGCGGTGTTGGAAGGTAGCGTTCGAAGATATAAAAACAGGGTGCGTATAACAGCGCAGTTGATAAATGCTGACGACGGGGCTCATTTTTGGTCACAAAACTTCGATAGGGAGTTAGAGGATATTTTTGCTCTTCAGGATGAAATCAGTTTGTTAATTGCAGATAAGATCAGAGAGAATTACGGGCATTTTAACATTCAGGATCATCTCGTTTCTACCGAAACAAAGAGTATCAAAGCGTACGAATTGTACTTAAAAGGCCACTTCTTCCAACTTAAGTGGGATCCTGATTCAATTAAAAAAGCTGCCGATTACTATAAACAATCCATCAAACACGATGAAGGATTTGCCCGTTCGTATTATGGATTGGTACAGGCCTACGGCTTGTTGGCTGCATGGGGCTACATGCCATCAGACGAAGGTTTTGCCATAGCTATTGATTATTTTATGATCGCTCAGGATTTGAATAAATCATTGCCTGAATACGGGCAGTCATTTGTTGGGCGAACCTTTTGGATGGAGTGGGATTTTAAGTCAACATATAAGCAGTTGATCGAAACATTAGAGCTTCACCCCAAATACACCGATGGACTTGAAGCCATGGCAGAGTTGTTTATTGCACATGGTAAATGGGCCAAAGCAGAAGAATATATTAAACGCGCCATGGAGGTAGATCCAATGTCGGCGAATCATTTTTATACACAGGCACACATCTGCTATTTTCAAAAAGATTTTGAGCAAGCGCTTCAATACCTTAATCAGGCTCTTTTCATTAATCCTGATTTTGTATTGGCTTACGAGGTGAAAACACTTTGCCTTATTTGGTTGAATAGGCAAGATGAATTCGAATTGATGGTGGCTGAAAGGAAAGATGCAGATCTAAAAAGAACCTATTTTGATGTCATTAATGATGGAAATATAACGTTGAAAAGCGATCAAATTGATGAATGGTCAACTGCTGTTTCGCAAAAGGCGCAGATGGTACCCTATGAATTGTTTATCATGGCCAATTCAAACTACAAAAGCCAGGCATTGCAATTATTACATCAATATATTGATCAGAAACGGGGGCAGGTAATAAATTACCACTTCGATCCATCACTGGAGGCTTTACATGTATTTGATGAATTCCATCAGCTTTATCAATCCAATCTTATTGATGAGTTGAATGAAGCGAATCGAGAAATTGAACCAGCTTCTAATCCATTAAATGCTGATCAGCATGAACTGCAACTTCAAATGAAGAAATTAGAGGATTTTATTGATACTGCTAAACCCTATCTTGATCCTCAGTTAAGTCTTGCCGGTTTGGCTGATGCAGTACAATTTCATCCCAATAAATTGTCATTCCTGATTAATATTCAAACACAAATGAATTTTAATGAGTTTATTAACCAATATCGTCTCAATCATTTTAAGCTTATTGCCAAAGATAACAAGTATGCGCATCTTACTATTATTGGCCTGGCGTACGAAAGTGGATTTAATTCCAAATCGGTATTTAACGCCTATTTTAAAAAGGCAACCGGAACAACGCCTGGTAGCTGGTTGAAGCAAAATAAATAA
- a CDS encoding serine hydrolase domain-containing protein, whose protein sequence is MRNRIVHIVCLMIVFAVTSWIFSACNNGLSLNEVHSKTEEYFRDELQKNNVHNAFLSIYSPTKEIDWSFAGGHFADGKKVTASNPFFTASIGKTFTATAIAMLVEQQKLSFNDPISRYLPDSVMLNIHVLNGIDYSYQITIAHLLQHTSGLPDYFEDSTVDGSPNGLELLFSNPEKFWDATEIIEFAKTKMKPLFKPGTDYHYSDTEYVLLGLIIEKISHTALHDFFKEHFFIPLKMKDSYMLYRSQAIHQTAMLSEVFVGDNEV, encoded by the coding sequence ATGAGAAATAGAATAGTTCACATTGTTTGTCTGATGATTGTTTTCGCTGTTACTTCATGGATTTTCAGTGCTTGTAATAATGGTCTTTCGCTGAACGAGGTTCATTCAAAAACAGAAGAATATTTCCGGGATGAATTACAGAAGAATAATGTGCACAATGCCTTCCTTTCCATTTATTCACCAACGAAAGAAATAGATTGGAGTTTTGCCGGAGGGCACTTTGCAGATGGAAAGAAGGTAACAGCCTCCAATCCGTTTTTCACCGCCAGTATTGGTAAAACATTTACAGCAACGGCTATTGCCATGTTGGTGGAGCAGCAAAAACTCAGTTTCAATGATCCGATAAGTCGGTATTTGCCCGATTCGGTAATGTTAAACATTCATGTTTTAAACGGAATAGATTATTCATATCAGATAACCATAGCACACTTGCTTCAGCATACTTCTGGTCTGCCTGATTATTTCGAAGATTCAACTGTTGATGGAAGTCCGAATGGATTGGAATTGTTGTTTTCTAATCCGGAAAAATTTTGGGATGCAACCGAAATCATTGAATTTGCCAAAACAAAGATGAAACCATTATTTAAGCCGGGTACCGATTATCATTATAGCGATACAGAATATGTTTTGCTGGGGCTTATCATTGAAAAAATAAGCCATACAGCCTTACATGATTTCTTCAAAGAGCATTTTTTCATCCCTTTAAAAATGAAGGATTCCTATATGTTATATCGGTCTCAAGCCATCCATCAAACAGCTATGCTTTCCGAAGTTTTTGTGGGTGATAATGAGGTGTAA